From Virgibacillus ihumii, the proteins below share one genomic window:
- the purD gene encoding phosphoribosylamine--glycine ligase — MNILVVGRGGREHSIVMKLAESDKADKIYAAPGNGGIAEIAECADINEMDMDGLIAFARKKSVDLTIVGPENPLLSGIVNRFREAGLLVFAPTREAALLEGSKQFAKEFMQKYQIPTAAYKSFTNAADAKGYIEEQDAPIVVKADGLAAGKGVIVAETKEEAFQAVDDMLVNKAFSEAGATIVIEECLVGKEFSLMAFVHENDVYPMVTARDHKRAFDRDQGPNTGGMGAFAPATDISVETLEFSMQNILRKTADGMMKEGRPFTGILYAGLMMTEAGPKVIEFNVRFGDPETQVVLPLLENDLVQVFVDVLAGKDPDLNWADDSCLGIVLASKGYPAAYEKGVRLPAIQKSGNGYIIHSGTKQTEHGLVSDGGRVLLAGARGASLKQAAKDAYQCLKPFSNLDAFYYREDIGKE; from the coding sequence ATGAACATTTTAGTTGTTGGACGGGGCGGACGTGAACACAGTATTGTGATGAAGCTGGCGGAAAGTGATAAAGCGGACAAAATATATGCAGCACCGGGGAACGGCGGGATTGCTGAGATTGCTGAATGTGCAGATATTAATGAGATGGACATGGACGGACTGATTGCATTTGCCAGGAAAAAATCAGTCGATCTTACCATTGTCGGACCGGAAAATCCGTTGCTATCCGGAATAGTCAACCGTTTTCGTGAAGCAGGACTGCTTGTATTTGCCCCAACAAGAGAAGCTGCATTACTGGAAGGCAGTAAGCAGTTCGCCAAGGAATTTATGCAGAAATATCAAATCCCGACAGCCGCGTACAAGAGTTTTACTAATGCTGCCGATGCAAAAGGCTATATTGAAGAACAGGATGCGCCGATTGTGGTCAAAGCTGATGGGCTTGCAGCGGGAAAAGGCGTTATCGTCGCAGAAACGAAAGAGGAAGCTTTCCAGGCAGTTGATGATATGCTCGTCAACAAAGCATTTTCTGAAGCGGGTGCAACGATTGTTATCGAGGAATGTCTCGTTGGAAAAGAGTTCTCGTTAATGGCATTTGTTCATGAAAACGACGTGTATCCAATGGTAACTGCAAGGGATCATAAACGGGCTTTTGATCGTGATCAGGGACCGAACACCGGCGGAATGGGGGCGTTTGCACCGGCAACGGATATCTCTGTTGAAACACTTGAATTCTCAATGCAAAACATTCTTCGGAAAACAGCGGACGGTATGATGAAGGAAGGTCGCCCGTTTACAGGGATTTTATATGCCGGTCTGATGATGACCGAGGCTGGACCCAAAGTAATCGAATTTAATGTGCGGTTTGGTGATCCGGAAACACAGGTTGTATTGCCGCTTCTGGAGAATGATCTTGTACAGGTCTTCGTGGATGTTCTCGCCGGAAAAGATCCGGATCTTAATTGGGCTGATGACAGCTGTCTTGGTATTGTGCTCGCATCAAAAGGCTATCCGGCAGCATATGAAAAAGGTGTTCGTTTGCCTGCTATCCAAAAATCAGGAAATGGATATATTATTCATTCCGGAACAAAGCAAACAGAACATGGACTGGTTTCAGACGGCGGCCGGGTGTTACTTGCTGGTGCACGAGGGGCAAGCCTAAAACAAGCTGCAAAAGATGCCTATCAGTGTCTGAAGCCATTCAGCAACTTGGATGCTTTCTATTATCGTGAAGATATCGGTAAAGAATAA
- the hpaB gene encoding 4-hydroxyphenylacetate 3-monooxygenase, oxygenase component, with amino-acid sequence MPAITGKEYVSRINQQKANIWCNGSKITGNISEHPAFKGIIQSQSNLYDMQNDNDLKDLMTFPSPTTGNSVGTSYLQPKTKEDLAKRRNMIQQWARTSAGLLGRSPDYLNTILMAFGSSAKLLEGKENCFPEHMRAFYEKAREEDLSFTHTFINPQVNRSELYLELSDEPIAAKIVDENEEGIVVKGARLLATQGGITDEVLVFSPGGILDKANAFAFSIPSNAKGLKFICRESFVHGESHFNYPLSSRFEEMDTVVVFDNVTVPWERVFFYKNLEVANSFKATSAFLPFTLHQVVCRQTVKAEFMLGVAQSIIDTINISEFQNVQENGAEIITTLETMKALLTKAEVDATTDEFGLMHPDPKPLQTAICVFPQVYPRLAEIIQLLGSSGMITIPTETDFYSEIRSDLDQYLQSASGNAVDRVKLFRLAWDLTMSPFGTRQTQYERFFFGNPIRLSSQLYFDYEKDSYVDWVHDFIKKPEE; translated from the coding sequence ATGCCAGCGATTACCGGGAAAGAATATGTCAGCCGCATCAACCAGCAGAAGGCGAACATATGGTGTAACGGCAGCAAAATAACCGGAAACATTTCTGAACATCCCGCTTTTAAAGGAATTATCCAAAGTCAATCAAACCTGTATGATATGCAGAATGACAACGACTTGAAGGATCTAATGACCTTTCCGTCACCAACAACCGGCAATAGCGTCGGCACGTCTTACCTGCAGCCAAAAACAAAAGAAGACCTTGCCAAGCGGCGCAACATGATTCAGCAGTGGGCCCGAACCAGTGCAGGTCTGCTTGGAAGAAGTCCCGATTACCTAAACACGATATTAATGGCTTTTGGCTCATCAGCAAAATTGCTTGAGGGAAAAGAAAATTGCTTCCCTGAACATATGCGTGCCTTTTACGAAAAAGCAAGGGAAGAGGACTTATCGTTTACACACACGTTTATTAATCCGCAAGTCAACCGGTCTGAACTGTACTTAGAGCTATCAGATGAACCGATTGCCGCAAAGATAGTTGATGAGAATGAGGAAGGAATAGTAGTAAAAGGGGCAAGGCTCCTTGCCACACAAGGCGGCATTACCGATGAAGTACTCGTCTTTTCACCAGGCGGCATCCTGGATAAAGCAAATGCATTTGCTTTTTCGATTCCAAGTAATGCAAAAGGGTTAAAATTTATTTGCCGCGAATCATTTGTTCATGGTGAATCACACTTTAACTATCCATTAAGTTCACGGTTTGAAGAAATGGATACAGTGGTTGTATTTGATAATGTGACGGTTCCATGGGAGCGTGTGTTTTTTTATAAAAACCTGGAAGTCGCCAACTCATTTAAAGCGACCAGTGCATTTCTGCCGTTCACACTGCATCAGGTCGTATGCAGACAGACAGTAAAAGCGGAATTTATGCTTGGCGTTGCACAATCTATTATCGATACGATTAACATCTCTGAATTCCAGAACGTTCAGGAAAATGGGGCGGAAATAATCACCACCCTGGAAACGATGAAGGCACTTTTAACCAAAGCTGAAGTGGACGCGACGACAGATGAATTCGGATTAATGCATCCTGACCCGAAACCGTTACAAACTGCTATTTGTGTTTTTCCACAGGTGTACCCAAGATTAGCAGAAATCATCCAATTGCTTGGTTCAAGTGGCATGATTACGATTCCGACTGAAACAGACTTTTACTCCGAAATCCGGAGTGACCTCGATCAATACCTGCAAAGTGCGTCGGGAAATGCTGTAGACCGTGTGAAGCTGTTCCGGCTGGCATGGGATTTGACAATGAGTCCATTCGGCACCCGTCAAACACAATATGAACGATTTTTCTTCGGGAATCCGATTCGATTGTCTAGCCAGCTTTATTTTGATTATGAAAAAGATTCATATGTTGATTGGGTCCATGATTTCATTAAAAAGCCCGAGGAATAA